Proteins found in one Penaeus vannamei isolate JL-2024 chromosome 29, ASM4276789v1, whole genome shotgun sequence genomic segment:
- the LOC138867241 gene encoding pre-mRNA-splicing factor 38B-like produces the protein MSDSNQERSRGPTRDKRGHEVRLETREVTRSDSRQERSRGPTRDKRGHEVRLETREVTRSDSRQERSRGPTRDKRGHEVRLETREVRLETREVTRSDSRQKRSRGPIRTKRGHEVRLEPREVTRSDSNQERSRGPTRTKRGHEVRLEPREVTRSDSRQEESGAPC, from the coding sequence ATGTCCGACTCGAACCAAGAGAGGTCACGAGGGCCGACTCGAGACAAGAGAGGTCACGAGGTCCGACTCGAGACAAGAGAGGTCACGAGGTCCGACTCGAGACAAGAGAGGTCACGAGGTCCGACTCGAGACAAGAGAGGTCACGAGGTCCGACTCGAGACAAGAGAGGTCACGAGGTCCGACTCGAGACAAGAGAGGTCACGAGGTCCGACTCGAGACAAGAGAGGTCACGAGGTCCGACTCGAGACAAGAGAGGTCCGACTCGAGACAAGAGAGGTCACGAGGTCCGACTCGAGACAAAAGAGGTCACGAGGTCCGATTCGAACCAAGAGAGGTCACGAGGTCCGACTCGAACCAAGAGAGGTCACGAGGTCCGACTCGAACCAAGAGAGGTCACGAGGTCCGACTCGAACCAAGAGAGGTCACGAGGTCCGACTCGAACCAAGAGAGGTCACGAGGTCCGACTCGAGACAAGAGGAGTCGGGGGCGCCGTGTTGA